One window of Paludibacter propionicigenes WB4 genomic DNA carries:
- a CDS encoding four helix bundle protein encodes MSENLDYNEKYRLRTKRFAVAIILFYSKHCKQTEELRVIGKQLLRSGTSVAANFRAVTRGRSHAERFSKMCIVVEEIDETQFWLELIEEADMLDKSTFGDIKKETDELVKIFSASKANMKK; translated from the coding sequence ATGTCCGAAAATTTAGACTACAATGAAAAATACAGGCTAAGGACCAAAAGATTTGCTGTTGCAATTATTTTATTTTATTCAAAACATTGTAAACAAACAGAAGAATTAAGAGTAATAGGAAAGCAGTTATTACGATCCGGAACATCCGTTGCAGCTAATTTTCGGGCTGTGACCCGTGGAAGATCCCATGCCGAAAGGTTTTCCAAAATGTGTATTGTTGTTGAAGAAATTGATGAGACACAATTTTGGCTTGAACTGATTGAAGAAGCAGATATGTTGGACAAATCCACTTTTGGAGATATAAAAAAGGAAACAGATGAACTCGTAAAAATCTTTTCGGCAAGTAAAGCTAACATGAAGAAATAA
- a CDS encoding PLP-dependent transferase, with product MEELSFEGKILNTPYGKPDAYNALSMPVYNSAAFEFETAEQMELAFTGRAADHTYSRITNPTVQYFEDRVRTITGAFGVTALNSGMAAITNTIIALAQTGSNIVTSRHLFGNTYSFFTFTLAAFGVEIRFCDLTNAAEVEANIDANTCAVFLEIITNPQLEVADLKAISGVAKQKGVPVVADTTVIPFCAFKAKNFGVNIEIVSSTKYISGGATGLGGLIIDYGTFNWQQSPKLGELAKQFGPATFTVKMRKEIHRNLGAYMTPQTAYMQTLGLETMSLRYEKASATCQALVEKLEKLPEIASVNYTGLLTNKFNAISKAQFGEHPGAMFTFDLESREAAFRFMNKLKLIKRATNLFDNKTLAIHPASTIFGTFTPEVRREMNVSDNTIRISVGLESVEDLLADFVQALK from the coding sequence ATGGAAGAACTATCATTTGAAGGAAAGATATTGAACACACCGTACGGCAAACCTGATGCGTATAATGCTTTGAGTATGCCAGTTTATAACTCTGCTGCTTTTGAGTTTGAAACGGCAGAGCAAATGGAGCTTGCCTTTACAGGACGTGCGGCCGATCATACTTACTCACGCATAACCAATCCTACGGTTCAGTATTTCGAAGACCGGGTGCGAACTATTACCGGCGCGTTTGGCGTTACGGCGCTTAATTCAGGCATGGCCGCCATAACCAACACCATCATTGCGCTGGCGCAGACGGGGAGTAATATCGTTACTTCCAGACATCTGTTCGGTAATACCTATTCGTTTTTCACCTTTACGTTGGCAGCCTTCGGGGTGGAGATTCGTTTTTGCGACCTGACCAATGCCGCCGAAGTAGAAGCCAACATTGATGCCAATACCTGTGCGGTATTTCTGGAAATAATCACCAACCCCCAACTGGAAGTAGCGGACCTGAAAGCCATTTCGGGTGTAGCTAAACAGAAAGGAGTGCCTGTAGTGGCCGATACTACGGTAATTCCGTTTTGTGCATTCAAGGCTAAAAACTTTGGGGTAAATATTGAAATCGTATCGAGCACAAAATACATTTCGGGCGGTGCCACCGGACTGGGCGGACTGATTATTGACTACGGAACGTTCAACTGGCAACAGTCGCCTAAGCTGGGTGAGTTGGCCAAGCAGTTTGGACCGGCTACCTTCACCGTCAAGATGCGCAAGGAAATACACCGCAACCTGGGCGCCTACATGACACCGCAGACAGCCTACATGCAAACGCTGGGACTGGAAACCATGAGCCTGCGATACGAAAAAGCTTCGGCAACCTGTCAGGCACTGGTGGAGAAACTGGAAAAACTGCCCGAAATAGCCTCGGTAAACTATACAGGACTGCTCACCAATAAATTTAATGCCATAAGTAAGGCACAATTTGGCGAGCATCCGGGCGCTATGTTCACCTTCGATCTGGAGTCGCGCGAAGCCGCATTCCGATTTATGAACAAACTGAAACTGATTAAGCGCGCCACCAATCTATTCGACAACAAAACTCTGGCGATTCACCCTGCCAGCACTATATTCGGGACATTTACCCCGGAAGTGCGCCGCGAGATGAACGTATCGGACAATACCATCCGTATATCCGTAGGGCTGGAAAGTGTGGAAGATCTTTTAGCAGACTTTGTGCAAGCACTTAAATGA
- the rfbD gene encoding dTDP-4-dehydrorhamnose reductase has translation MQTILITGSHGQLGNEMQQAAARFPAFRFIYTDVEELDICDKAALDAFVKANAVNVIVNCAAYTAVDKAEDDVELCYKINAEAVRNIGEVAHQNGLKVVHVSTDYVFDGTNYMPYSEDQAVSPNTVYGKSKLAGEQALMETCEQAVILRTAWLYSSFGNNFVKTMIKLGTERDSLNVIFDQIGSPTYAADLADAILKLLSHPVFVPGIYHFSDEGVCSWYDFTKTIHRIAGITCDVHPIETKDYPARTPRPHYSVLNKSKIKTTYGIVIPHWEESLERCMKILMHN, from the coding sequence ATGCAAACTATACTTATTACCGGCAGCCACGGACAACTGGGCAACGAAATGCAACAGGCTGCTGCCCGTTTTCCTGCTTTCAGATTTATATATACCGATGTCGAAGAGCTGGACATCTGCGACAAGGCGGCGCTCGATGCTTTTGTAAAAGCCAATGCCGTAAATGTAATCGTCAATTGTGCAGCTTACACAGCGGTGGATAAAGCCGAAGATGATGTGGAACTTTGCTATAAAATCAATGCCGAAGCAGTTCGGAACATTGGTGAGGTAGCGCACCAAAACGGATTAAAGGTGGTTCATGTCTCTACCGATTATGTGTTCGATGGCACCAATTACATGCCTTATTCCGAAGATCAGGCTGTTTCTCCCAATACTGTTTACGGAAAGTCTAAGCTAGCGGGCGAACAGGCGTTGATGGAAACTTGCGAACAAGCTGTAATTCTCCGTACAGCCTGGCTGTATTCTTCGTTTGGTAACAATTTTGTGAAAACGATGATTAAGCTCGGTACAGAGCGCGACTCGCTCAACGTTATTTTCGATCAGATAGGTTCACCTACCTATGCAGCCGACCTGGCCGATGCTATACTGAAACTGTTGAGTCATCCGGTATTCGTTCCGGGTATCTATCATTTTTCCGACGAAGGTGTGTGCTCATGGTACGACTTTACCAAGACCATTCATCGCATAGCAGGTATCACGTGCGATGTTCACCCTATCGAAACCAAAGATTATCCGGCTCGTACACCACGTCCGCACTATAGCGTACTGAATAAATCCAAGATTAAAACCACTTACGGCATTGTTATCCCGCATTGGGAAGAAAGCCTGGAACGATGCATGAAGATATTAATGCATAATTAA
- the rfbC gene encoding dTDP-4-dehydrorhamnose 3,5-epimerase, with amino-acid sequence MEIIETPIKDLVIIKPRVFADARGFFFESYNEAAYKAANINIHFCQDNQSKSSYGVIRGLHYQLLPQSQTKLVSVVQGAVWDVAVDLRKDSPTFGQWYGVELTEENHLQFIIPQGFAHGFSVLSETAVFTYKCDDFYSPQLERGIMYNDPALAIDWKIPADKAIISDKDTKHPLLKDAELNF; translated from the coding sequence ATGGAAATAATAGAAACCCCGATAAAAGATCTTGTTATCATTAAACCCCGCGTGTTTGCCGATGCGCGCGGATTCTTTTTCGAATCGTACAACGAGGCAGCTTATAAGGCAGCCAATATCAATATACATTTTTGCCAGGATAACCAGTCAAAATCATCGTATGGAGTCATTCGTGGTCTTCATTATCAACTGTTGCCACAAAGCCAGACTAAATTAGTATCGGTTGTTCAGGGTGCTGTGTGGGATGTAGCTGTAGACCTGCGTAAAGACTCGCCTACTTTCGGACAATGGTACGGTGTGGAGCTGACTGAAGAAAATCACTTGCAGTTTATTATTCCGCAGGGATTTGCGCATGGTTTTTCCGTATTGAGCGAAACCGCAGTCTTTACCTACAAATGTGATGACTTTTATAGTCCGCAGTTGGAGCGGGGCATTATGTACAACGATCCGGCACTGGCTATCGATTGGAAAATCCCAGCCGATAAAGCCATTATTTCGGATAAAGACACCAAGCACCCATTGCTGAAAGATGCTGAACTGAATTTCTAG
- the rfbA gene encoding glucose-1-phosphate thymidylyltransferase RfbA — MKGIVLAGGSGTRLYPITKSISKQIIPVYDKPMIYYPLSVLMLAGIKEILIISTPQDIHLYENLLGNGDDLGIKLEYAIQPSPDGLAQAFIIGEKFIGNDSVCMVLGDNIFYGFDFSRTLREAAKLEDGATVFGYYVNDPERYGVAEFDQNGKVLSLEEKPLQPKSNYAVTGLYFYSNDVVKKAKGLKPSKRGELEITDLNRLYLEEERLSLKMMGRGMAWLDTGTHDSLLEASNFIATIENRQGLKVACLEEIAYRYGYIDREQLLKLAEPLKKNHYGEYLIKIANEK; from the coding sequence ATGAAAGGAATTGTTTTAGCAGGAGGTTCAGGTACGCGCTTGTATCCTATTACCAAAAGTATTTCGAAGCAAATTATTCCGGTGTACGATAAGCCGATGATTTATTATCCGCTATCGGTATTAATGCTGGCCGGTATCAAAGAGATATTGATTATTTCTACTCCGCAAGACATTCATTTATACGAGAACTTGTTGGGAAATGGTGATGATCTGGGCATTAAACTGGAGTATGCTATTCAACCTTCGCCTGATGGATTGGCGCAGGCTTTTATTATCGGTGAAAAGTTTATCGGAAACGACAGTGTATGCATGGTGTTGGGAGATAATATATTTTACGGATTCGATTTTTCGCGTACGCTGCGTGAAGCAGCAAAGCTGGAAGATGGAGCTACCGTGTTCGGATATTATGTAAACGATCCGGAACGCTATGGTGTGGCTGAATTTGACCAGAATGGCAAGGTGCTCAGCCTCGAAGAAAAGCCATTACAACCAAAATCGAACTACGCTGTAACAGGTTTGTATTTTTACAGCAACGATGTGGTGAAAAAAGCCAAAGGACTGAAACCTTCGAAGCGTGGTGAGTTGGAGATTACCGACCTGAACCGTTTGTATCTGGAAGAAGAACGTCTTAGCCTGAAAATGATGGGGCGTGGCATGGCATGGCTCGATACGGGTACTCACGATAGTTTGTTGGAGGCTTCTAATTTTATTGCTACGATAGAAAACCGTCAGGGATTGAAAGTGGCATGTCTGGAAGAAATTGCTTATCGTTACGGGTATATCGACCGTGAGCAGCTGCTAAAACTTGCCGAACCACTCAAGAAGAATCATTACGGCGAGTATTTGATTAAAATAGCCAACGAAAAATGA